Proteins encoded by one window of Haliotis asinina isolate JCU_RB_2024 chromosome 6, JCU_Hal_asi_v2, whole genome shotgun sequence:
- the LOC137287135 gene encoding neuropeptide CCHamide-1 receptor-like, with protein sequence MDEDVGEDCNKTLSNMNCSNSDHHELRPEAVAVPLVFTLIFIVGVFGNILLLCSFIKHKTFGTPHNIFVINLAVGDLVILSVSLPFNATWYYLLSWPYGEAICKISHFAETLGTAISVLTLTVLSIERYIIISGRHRSSRRRFSPAVILAFVWMTSLYISIPDLISAVVESSPSRKLSYCLAYTTSWGQMYPKVNTAVRFVLLFVIPLAVILTFYVLIFFNVISKAAPNQPTSSTPLKGDNFQFPNDEKEDKKYRKRKSFAITVFCLVLVFILCWLPRHTFLIWYHFDPGLFNEFWHNFKIVGFCLVFANSAINPLIFLILDSRYKRFVRRIITCKGSTSRILRHDRTSMDEQQTVVMADLGGNVSQTDNV encoded by the coding sequence ATGGATGAAGACGTAGGTGAAGATTGCAACAAGACTCTTAGCAACATGAACTGTTCCAACTCGGATCATCACGAACTCCGACCAGAGGCTGTTGCAGTTCCACTTGTCTTTACTCTTATTTTTATCGTCGGTGTCTTTGGTAACATTCTGCTCCTGTGTTCGTTCATAAAACATAAGACCTTCGGAACCCCTCacaatatatttgtaatcaACCTTGCAGTTGGGGACCTTGTTATTTTATCAGTGTCACTGCCTTTCAATGCGACATGGTACTACCTTCTGTCGTGGCCGTATGGTGAAGCcatttgtaaaatcagtcaCTTTGCCGAAACACTTGGCACAGCAATATCTGTGTTGACATTGACAGTTCTTAGCATTGAAAGGTACATCATCATTTCCGGGCGCCATCGGTCTTCAAGGCGACGTTTCTCGCCTGCAGTCATTCTGGCGTTCGTGTGGATGACGTCGCTGTACATCTCCATTCCTGACCTAATTTCTGCTGTTGTGGAATCGTCCCCGTCTCGCAAGCTTAGCTATTGTCTCGCGTACACCACTTCGTGGGGACAAATGTACCCAAAGGTCAATACTGCAGTgagatttgttttgttgtttgttattcCACTCGCTGTCATACTTACTTTCTATGTTCTCATATTCTTTAATGTAATCTCAAAAGCAGCCCCAAACCAACCTACGTCATCAACACcgttaaagggagataattttcAGTTCCCAAATGACGAAAAAGAGGACAAAAAATACCGTAAAAGAAAATCATTTGCCATTACTGTCTTTTGCCTCGTTTTGGTGTTCATCCTCTGTTGGCTACCTCGACATACCTTCCTAATATGGTACCATTTTGATCCTGGCCTTTTCAACGAATTTTGGCATAATTTCAAAATCGTTGGATTCTGTCTTGTGTTTGCCAATTCTGCCATCAACCCTCTGATATTCCTCATACTTGACAGTCGCTATAAAAGATTTGTAAGACGCATTATCACCTGCAAAGGTTCGACATCTCGTATTCTACGTCACGACCGAACCTCCATGGATGAGCAGCAGACAGTTGTGATGGCTGATTTAGGCGGCAATGTGTCGCAGACTGACAATGTGTAG